In Candidatus Nitrosotenuis uzonensis, one DNA window encodes the following:
- a CDS encoding aconitate hydratase, translating into MEIQTTSALVLDVYKKLEQNISKFRKLVNRPLTLSEKILIGHMSEYDQKEPERGKSYVFLKPDRVALQDVTGQTVMLEFMQAGLKQVALPTTVHCDHLIQAKVGAEEDTRLAIYENNEVYKFLESAARKYGAGFWKPGAGIIHQVVLENYAFPGGLMIGTDSHTPNAGGLGMIAVGVGGMDAAEVMAGMPWELLYPKRIGVYLKGQMNGWTAPKDIILYVAGQLTVSGGTNAVIEYFGPGAKTISCTGKATITNMGAEIGATCSIFPYDEKMDVYLRATGRAEIADVANKHKDLLTEDPEVEQNPEKYFDKVIEIDLSKLEPHIVGPHTPDLARPISKLAKDVKENKYIDEISVALIGSCTNSSYEDMSRASSIAQQAISKGVKAKVPLLVTPGSEQIRATIERDGQMQVLKEIGATVLANACGPCIGQWSRPELKKDEANTIITSFNRNFPGRNDGKRNTMNFIGSPELIIALSLGGKLSFNPVSDELVAKDGTKFKLQPPEVAPEVPSSGFKTGIDVYVPPAQDPDSVEVLVDKNSTRLQLLEPFEKWNGKDLTGMPVMVKAKGKCTTDHISPAGPWLMYRGHLDKLSDNLLLGAVNAFSGEVGKGKNILTGNVESLPSIARQYKSRGLKWVIIGDNNYGEGSSREHAALTPRYLGCGAVIAKSFARIHETNLKKQGILALTFSNPSDYDKVREDDRISLVNLDKLAQGRSVKCILDHLDGSKDEIELLHSYNSAQIEWFRQGSALNVLREKNK; encoded by the coding sequence ATGGAAATTCAGACTACATCTGCACTTGTCCTTGATGTTTACAAAAAGCTAGAGCAAAACATTTCAAAATTCAGAAAACTGGTCAACCGACCTCTGACATTGTCAGAAAAAATTCTAATAGGTCATATGTCAGAATATGACCAAAAAGAGCCGGAACGAGGTAAAAGCTACGTCTTCTTAAAGCCTGACAGGGTTGCACTGCAGGATGTAACGGGACAAACTGTAATGCTAGAATTTATGCAGGCAGGCCTAAAACAGGTTGCGCTTCCGACTACGGTTCACTGCGACCATTTAATTCAGGCCAAGGTAGGTGCTGAGGAAGACACCCGGCTTGCCATATATGAAAACAACGAAGTGTACAAGTTTTTAGAATCCGCTGCAAGAAAATACGGTGCGGGATTTTGGAAGCCCGGAGCTGGAATCATTCATCAGGTGGTCCTCGAAAACTATGCGTTTCCTGGCGGCCTTATGATCGGAACTGACTCTCACACACCCAATGCTGGTGGTCTTGGTATGATTGCCGTCGGTGTTGGAGGTATGGATGCTGCAGAAGTGATGGCAGGTATGCCTTGGGAGCTATTGTATCCGAAGAGAATAGGTGTGTATCTTAAAGGACAGATGAATGGGTGGACTGCCCCAAAAGACATCATCTTGTATGTGGCCGGACAGCTTACCGTATCGGGAGGTACCAACGCTGTAATCGAGTACTTTGGCCCAGGCGCAAAGACAATAAGCTGTACAGGAAAAGCCACAATCACAAACATGGGCGCAGAAATAGGCGCTACTTGTTCAATATTTCCATATGATGAAAAAATGGATGTCTACCTTAGGGCTACAGGGAGAGCAGAGATTGCAGATGTTGCAAACAAACACAAAGACTTGCTCACAGAAGATCCGGAAGTGGAACAAAATCCTGAAAAATATTTTGACAAGGTAATAGAGATTGATCTTTCAAAACTTGAGCCGCACATAGTGGGGCCACACACACCTGACTTGGCAAGACCGATATCAAAACTTGCAAAAGATGTAAAAGAGAACAAATACATTGATGAGATCTCGGTCGCGTTGATTGGAAGCTGTACAAACTCATCGTACGAGGACATGTCACGAGCATCCTCTATCGCACAACAGGCGATAAGCAAAGGAGTCAAGGCCAAAGTTCCGTTGCTTGTGACGCCTGGTTCTGAACAGATACGAGCTACAATTGAGCGTGACGGGCAGATGCAAGTACTCAAAGAAATTGGAGCTACAGTACTTGCAAATGCATGTGGACCGTGCATAGGACAGTGGAGCAGACCGGAGCTAAAAAAAGATGAGGCTAACACCATAATCACATCGTTCAATCGAAATTTTCCTGGAAGAAATGACGGGAAGAGAAACACTATGAATTTTATTGGTAGTCCAGAGCTGATAATTGCGTTATCTCTTGGAGGTAAACTATCATTCAATCCAGTATCTGATGAACTGGTTGCCAAAGATGGAACAAAGTTCAAACTGCAACCTCCTGAGGTTGCGCCAGAAGTGCCTTCAAGTGGATTTAAGACCGGTATTGATGTTTATGTCCCGCCTGCACAAGACCCAGATTCTGTGGAAGTCCTAGTTGACAAAAACAGCACCCGTCTTCAACTATTAGAACCGTTTGAAAAGTGGAACGGAAAAGATCTTACTGGGATGCCAGTCATGGTGAAAGCAAAGGGCAAATGCACCACAGATCACATATCGCCTGCAGGGCCGTGGCTAATGTACCGGGGACACCTTGATAAGCTAAGTGATAACCTTTTGCTTGGCGCGGTAAACGCGTTTTCAGGCGAAGTAGGAAAAGGCAAAAACATTCTCACAGGAAATGTAGAATCGCTTCCAAGCATAGCCCGCCAGTACAAATCGCGTGGGCTCAAGTGGGTGATAATAGGAGATAACAACTACGGGGAAGGCAGTAGTAGAGAGCACGCGGCTCTAACGCCAAGATATCTAGGATGCGGCGCAGTGATTGCAAAAAGCTTTGCAAGAATACATGAGACGAATCTGAAAAAACAGGGAATACTTGCGCTTACCTTCTCAAACCCTTCAGACTATGACAAGGTACGTGAGGATGATAGAATCTCACTTGTAAATCTTGACAAGTTGGCACAAGGAAGATCTGTAAAGTGCATACTAGATCACTTGGACGGCAGCAAAGACGAGATTGAACTATTACATTCGTATAACTCTGCACAAATAGAATGGTTCAGACAGGGCTCTGCGCTAAATGTGCTAAGAGAGAAAAATAAGTAA
- a CDS encoding Lrp/AsnC family transcriptional regulator, with protein MATAYVLINCELGSEEAIIKQLKSLEGVKEVHGTFGAYDILAKIESPTVEALRETITWKIRKIEKIRSTLTLMGIEGQS; from the coding sequence ATGGCGACAGCATACGTTTTAATAAATTGCGAACTTGGTTCCGAAGAAGCCATCATCAAGCAACTAAAGTCGCTTGAGGGTGTAAAGGAAGTTCATGGCACATTTGGTGCATACGACATCTTGGCCAAAATCGAATCTCCAACTGTTGAGGCTTTACGTGAGACCATCACTTGGAAGATACGCAAAATCGAGAAAATCCGATCTACTCTGACCCTGATGGGTATTGAGGGTCAATCTTAA
- a CDS encoding EVE domain-containing protein translates to MANYWLCKQEPSTYNIDKLQKEKTTTWDGVHNNLALKHINQMKKGDLALFYHSGDEKQIVGIMQIISDAYPNPKEKNKRYVVVDVKYKKRLNRPVTLDEIKGNRMFADWELVRISRLSVMPVSSKIWSEIIRISQK, encoded by the coding sequence ATGGCAAACTACTGGCTTTGCAAGCAGGAGCCAAGCACGTATAATATAGACAAACTCCAGAAGGAAAAGACCACAACATGGGACGGTGTTCATAACAACCTGGCTTTAAAACACATAAATCAGATGAAAAAAGGCGATCTTGCATTATTTTACCACAGTGGAGATGAAAAGCAGATAGTAGGCATAATGCAGATAATATCTGACGCATATCCAAACCCAAAGGAGAAAAACAAGCGTTACGTTGTAGTTGATGTCAAATACAAAAAAAGACTAAACAGGCCGGTCACACTGGATGAAATTAAGGGCAACAGGATGTTTGCCGACTGGGAACTCGTACGAATCTCGCGCCTTTCTGTAATGCCTGTTTCTTCAAAGATCTGGTCTGAAATAATACGAATTTCTCAAAAATAG
- the pheT gene encoding phenylalanine--tRNA ligase subunit beta, with translation MPVVTLYLQRLQNLVGKKATVEKIVETLPFLGLDIEEQTSDYVKVEYSPNRPDYATDVGIAAGLQGLLGIKRGLQAITVKRSQKFSVKIDPSVRKIRPHISALVARGGKLDDEAIRQIIALQEDLHFGIGRRRKKSSIGIHNLDVISFPLLYTAKQRNHKFIPLDMSAEMSAEQILEQTDVGRNYGMIIEGSKVPMILDASASTISFPPIINSALTAISTSTTNLLVEVTGNDKNAVDDSLAVIASALSGFGFDIFGVNVGQKNSSDIFKTRSIALDTSLVNQTLGLHLTAQQICAALKKCRLDAVARKKKIICTIPRFRFDIFGAMDLVEEVALGYGIQNLGPTLPASSSVGQKSPITIRTDLIGQIMVGLGFTEALNSGLTSRQILYERTKRDASDIIEVAESKSQEHTVLRDMLIPALLDTLSRNVHEPYPQKLFEIGTVFSSDTPIKESLNIACLSAHKDSGFTEIKSILQSLLKTDSNIECQTRTSESAMFAKGKTADIVVNGKKIGVVGQIDPQVAENFRIRVPVSGFEMTLTEFIL, from the coding sequence ATGCCAGTAGTGACACTATACCTGCAAAGACTTCAAAATCTCGTGGGGAAAAAGGCGACAGTAGAGAAGATCGTCGAGACCCTACCTTTCCTTGGACTTGACATAGAGGAGCAGACAAGTGATTATGTGAAGGTCGAGTATAGTCCGAACAGGCCAGATTATGCCACGGATGTTGGAATTGCAGCGGGTCTGCAGGGTCTGCTCGGAATAAAGAGAGGACTACAAGCAATAACAGTAAAGAGATCACAAAAATTTTCAGTGAAGATAGATCCATCTGTAAGAAAGATCAGGCCACACATCTCAGCACTGGTAGCAAGGGGAGGCAAGCTCGACGATGAGGCAATACGTCAGATAATTGCGCTGCAAGAGGATCTTCATTTTGGTATAGGCAGACGCAGAAAAAAATCATCAATCGGGATTCACAATCTTGATGTGATCTCATTTCCGCTTCTTTATACTGCAAAGCAAAGAAATCACAAATTCATTCCACTTGATATGTCTGCAGAGATGTCAGCTGAGCAGATTTTAGAGCAGACTGATGTTGGCAGAAATTATGGAATGATAATTGAAGGTTCCAAGGTACCAATGATCCTTGACGCATCGGCAAGCACGATATCTTTTCCACCGATAATTAACTCTGCACTAACTGCAATATCTACGTCTACCACAAACCTACTTGTGGAGGTGACAGGCAACGACAAAAATGCGGTGGATGATTCGCTTGCAGTGATTGCATCTGCGCTCTCAGGGTTTGGATTTGACATCTTTGGCGTCAATGTGGGACAGAAAAACAGCTCCGATATCTTCAAGACAAGAAGTATCGCACTTGATACGTCTTTGGTGAACCAGACACTCGGACTGCATCTTACTGCGCAGCAGATCTGCGCTGCGCTAAAAAAATGCAGATTGGATGCTGTAGCAAGGAAGAAGAAAATAATCTGCACCATTCCAAGGTTCAGATTTGACATTTTTGGTGCAATGGACCTTGTAGAAGAGGTCGCATTAGGATACGGAATACAGAATCTTGGGCCGACATTGCCTGCATCATCGTCAGTAGGACAGAAAAGCCCGATTACAATCCGAACAGACTTGATAGGGCAGATAATGGTGGGGCTGGGATTTACAGAGGCGCTAAATTCGGGGCTTACTAGTAGACAAATTCTTTACGAGCGCACAAAGCGTGACGCCTCAGATATTATTGAGGTGGCCGAATCAAAAAGCCAAGAGCACACAGTTCTGCGCGACATGCTGATTCCTGCATTACTTGATACTCTCTCAAGAAATGTCCACGAACCATATCCTCAAAAACTCTTTGAGATCGGGACGGTGTTCTCAAGCGACACACCGATTAAAGAGTCACTCAACATTGCTTGTCTTAGCGCACACAAAGATTCTGGATTCACAGAGATAAAATCAATTCTTCAGTCTCTTCTCAAAACCGACTCTAACATAGAATGTCAGACTAGGACATCTGAGAGCGCAATGTTTGCAAAGGGTAAAACTGCTGACATTGTAGTTAACGGCAAGAAAATTGGCGTGGTAGGCCAAATCGATCCGCAGGTAGCTGAGAACTTTAGAATACGCGTGCCAGTATCTGGATTCGAGATGACGCTAACAGAATTCATTTTGTAG
- a CDS encoding phenylalanine--tRNA ligase subunit alpha produces the protein MSHVLHPIEKTIIKLLKTVPSLTEQEIAEKSSLSADQTRRGIEWLKLKNLANVVESEELFVSLGKNGVVARQEGLPERKLVNLLVAKPVLLDELRKKLLDETNIAIANAKRNDWITITKSDVGSLVSLKKEPEQTNEERLILQIGEGRLPVEKISDATALESLKKRPDFVIIESVKSKIISLTEGAKSIDTDAADSGAIDVEADVPRIFAARTHPLKDTINEIREIFVSLGFSEIVGSFAQPSFWNFDALFTPQDHPAREMQDTFYIKDKLAEKFATPAQVKRVSDSHKKGWKYQWNIDAAKKMVLRTHTTCVTIRYLAENRPDEARIFSLGRVFRNEKVSYKHLVEFNQVEGIVIGNKVSLRDLMGIQTEFYRKMGLNKIKFWPTFFPYTEPSLQTMVYNDRLDKWVELFGMGIFRPEVTRPFGITKPVLAWGGGIERIAMLKYGLDDVREFYNNNLSWLRSVPKCQ, from the coding sequence TTGTCTCACGTTCTTCATCCGATAGAAAAGACGATAATCAAACTTTTGAAAACCGTCCCGAGTTTGACGGAACAGGAAATTGCAGAAAAATCATCACTCTCAGCTGATCAGACAAGACGGGGAATAGAATGGCTCAAACTAAAAAATCTGGCAAACGTTGTAGAGTCCGAGGAACTGTTCGTCTCGCTAGGAAAGAACGGTGTTGTGGCAAGACAGGAAGGATTACCTGAAAGAAAACTTGTGAATTTGCTTGTCGCAAAACCTGTCTTGCTCGACGAGCTTAGAAAAAAACTGTTAGATGAGACAAACATTGCAATTGCCAATGCGAAAAGAAACGACTGGATAACAATAACAAAGTCAGATGTCGGCAGCCTAGTCTCGCTCAAGAAGGAACCGGAGCAGACAAACGAAGAGAGGCTCATCTTACAAATAGGGGAGGGCCGGCTTCCTGTGGAAAAAATCTCAGATGCGACCGCACTAGAGTCGCTCAAAAAGAGACCCGATTTTGTAATAATTGAATCAGTAAAGTCAAAAATAATATCACTTACAGAAGGAGCTAAATCCATTGATACTGATGCTGCCGATTCGGGGGCAATAGACGTCGAAGCTGACGTACCAAGGATTTTTGCAGCAAGAACTCATCCGCTAAAAGATACTATAAACGAAATAAGGGAGATATTTGTAAGTCTTGGATTCTCTGAGATAGTTGGCAGCTTTGCACAGCCAAGTTTTTGGAATTTTGATGCCCTTTTCACACCTCAAGATCACCCAGCGCGCGAAATGCAGGACACGTTTTACATAAAGGACAAGCTGGCAGAAAAGTTTGCAACTCCTGCACAAGTAAAGCGTGTATCTGACTCACATAAAAAAGGCTGGAAATATCAGTGGAATATTGATGCTGCAAAAAAGATGGTGCTGCGAACGCATACTACGTGCGTTACGATAAGATATCTGGCTGAAAACAGGCCTGATGAGGCAAGGATCTTCTCGCTTGGACGTGTATTCAGAAATGAAAAGGTCAGCTACAAACACCTAGTTGAGTTCAACCAGGTGGAAGGAATAGTGATAGGAAACAAAGTGTCTTTGCGCGACTTGATGGGAATACAGACAGAGTTTTACAGGAAAATGGGACTGAACAAAATAAAATTCTGGCCTACATTTTTCCCATACACAGAACCATCACTGCAGACTATGGTGTACAATGACAGGCTTGACAAATGGGTTGAGCTGTTTGGCATGGGAATATTCAGACCAGAGGTAACAAGGCCGTTCGGAATTACAAAACCTGTCCTCGCATGGGGAGGGGGGATTGAGAGAATAGCGATGCTAAAATACGGACTGGATGATGTTAGGGAATTTTACAACAACAATCTTAGCTGGCTTAGGAGCGTTCCAAAATGCCAGTAG
- a CDS encoding tryptophan--tRNA ligase, producing the protein MPSDDFIVTPWHVEGEIDYDKLIKQFGTEKITGEILKKIEKTAGEIHFMLRRGIFFSHRDLGKILDEYQSGKKFFLYTGRGPSGHTHIGHLVPWVFAKWLQEKFQTTMYFQLTDDEKFYAKENLTLEQTKSFAYENALDFIALGFKPENTKIIINTNNIRTLYPIAAQVAKKINFSNTKAVFGFKNETNIGMIFYTSLQSAPCFIEDRQVLIPLGVDQDPHFRITRDVAPKIGRPKPALIHNIMIPSLTGPGGKMSASEESGTIYTTDSPQVVKKKINKYAFSGGQPTVEEHRRIGGNPDIDVSYQYLRIFFEPDDKKLKSIYDDYKSGKMLTGELKAILIDKVNSFLEEHQQKREKAKDQIERFLLSEK; encoded by the coding sequence ATGCCTTCTGATGATTTCATTGTCACCCCATGGCATGTAGAGGGCGAAATCGATTACGATAAGCTCATCAAGCAGTTCGGAACTGAAAAGATCACAGGCGAGATCCTAAAGAAAATCGAAAAGACTGCAGGCGAGATTCATTTTATGCTAAGGAGGGGCATTTTCTTCTCCCACAGGGATTTGGGCAAAATATTAGATGAATACCAAAGCGGGAAAAAGTTTTTCCTGTACACAGGCAGGGGGCCGTCAGGGCACACACACATAGGACACCTTGTGCCATGGGTCTTTGCAAAGTGGCTGCAAGAAAAATTCCAGACCACCATGTATTTTCAGCTTACTGATGATGAAAAATTTTATGCAAAGGAGAATCTCACTCTTGAGCAGACCAAGTCATTTGCATATGAGAACGCCCTGGACTTTATCGCACTTGGGTTCAAACCAGAGAACACCAAGATAATAATTAACACCAATAACATCAGGACGCTTTACCCCATAGCAGCGCAGGTTGCAAAAAAGATCAATTTTTCTAACACAAAAGCAGTCTTCGGCTTTAAGAACGAGACAAACATAGGCATGATATTTTACACATCGCTCCAATCCGCTCCGTGTTTTATTGAGGATCGTCAAGTCCTCATTCCGCTCGGGGTCGACCAAGATCCCCATTTTAGAATAACCAGAGATGTCGCGCCAAAAATAGGCAGGCCCAAGCCGGCCCTAATTCACAACATCATGATACCATCGCTCACAGGACCTGGCGGTAAGATGTCTGCATCAGAGGAGAGTGGCACCATCTATACTACAGATTCACCGCAGGTAGTAAAAAAGAAGATAAACAAATACGCGTTCTCAGGCGGCCAGCCCACTGTGGAAGAGCACAGGAGAATCGGCGGCAACCCTGACATCGATGTATCATATCAGTATCTGAGGATATTCTTTGAGCCTGATGATAAGAAACTCAAATCAATCTACGATGATTACAAATCAGGCAAGATGCTTACGGGCGAGCTCAAGGCAATTTTGATTGATAAGGTAAACTCTTTCCTAGAGGAACACCAACAGAAAAGGGAAAAGGCAAAGGACCAGATAGAGAGATTTCTTCTGAGTGAGAAATGA